AGAACACCCCAAGCTACCAAGCCATCTTGGAGAATGCCAACGTTTTGGCCCGCTACGCCAGCATTTGCCAATCGCAACGCATTGTCCCAATTGTCGAGCCCGAAATCCTTCCTGATGGCGACCACGACTTGGACCGTTGCCAAAAGGTCACCGAGACAGTCCTCGCTGCCTGCTACAAGGCCTTGAGCGACCACCACGTCTTCTTGGAAGGTACCTTGTTGAAGCCAAACATGTGCACACCCGGACAAAGCAACCCCAACAAGGCAACAAATGCCGAAATTGCATTGGCCACCGTACAAGCTTTGCGCCGTACCGTGCCACCAGCCGTTCCCGGAGTCACTTTCTTGTCTGGCGGTCAATCTGAGGAGGAAGCCTCTGTCAACTTGAACGCCATCAACCAAGTTCCATTGGTCCGACCATGGGCACTTACATTCTCCTACGGACGTGCTTTGCAAGCTTCCGTTCTCCGTGCATGGGGCGGAAAGAAGGAGAACATCAAGGCTGCCCAAGAGGAACTCATCAAGCGTGCTAAGGTAAGTTAACAATTTCTAACCAGTCTCtctctgataaaaaaaattgatcttgGGTTGGTTTGGGGGACATTGGAAAATCATCCGCTTTGTGggatacaaaaaattgcatgaaattgTTTCATCATTAGGTGATATTGGGTTACACCTTTTCaacaagtaactttttttttgcgaaaaaaatatcatccgAGAAAATAATGATAACAAATGGATAAACATTGTAGTTGATGACGCTGGCAATCATGTCAGAAAAGGAAATTGAACGTGTAAAGAGGAGAGATAAAGTTGTGTCAAGTGCGGTAAATAGATGACATAACCGTCTTTCATTCCATAATGACATTTGCATTTATATTAAACggcatttcattattttttcttctgtttatGAAGTTCTTAAGATGTCCTTGGAGCTCTCATCTGCGGACAATTACTCTTCAAAAGCGGAAATCAATTTCCTgccattttttcataaaaaaaagtccttAAATTGATGGCAAATTGAATATTCAAGGTCCTCGTAATGCCACTAACAATCGATATCtgcattacaaaatatttcgcGGACATCGTTATacacattaattaaattgagtgCATGTTAATTCAATCATTAGCTGACCGAAAAAATAACCTTATATTTACTCGATACAATtacaatcaaattaaaattaatccgaTTTGCCGTCCAATCAGCGGTCTGCGATAAATAATTTGGTGACTATATTTATCatggcaaaataaaataaatttttattttactcccCGTCACGTTTTATGTCAACTACAAAccaataaacaacaaacagTAATTAATGCATCGAACACTCCCGTATATTTCAAGCAATTCTTGATGAACTTTCGCtactttattaaatatttttttttttgcgaaattccCGAGAGATAGAAGTGACAGTGAACTTCACGTTTGAGTGATATGACGGGCGAAGAGTGATGGACGGTGACAATTTTCAATCATACATGCAAGGAAGTCATGTTATTTAAATCATCgagatataaataaaacagtTTTACTAACCCATTTTTGCATGTCTGCAAGAACTTTACTAATCTAAaaggaatattaaattttaatctaatatgcattcaattttccatgtatttgaatttaaaaaaaaagttgtatttCATGCAGCTAGAGACCCATAAAATAGAgtggattattattattattatttgccatAACATACATAATACGGATATATCACACGCTTACACTAggaagaaaattaacaaatattctGTGAATCTATTAGATatgcaaagtttttaaataacaagcttgaatgtttttttttgaattcagtgcagaaatttttctccaaatttaACAAGGCTGCATAAAGTTAATTTCAaaaccttaatttttaaaaaattaaaaaaaaatgtaaaaaattagagaatcACAAACATTGTTtgcaattgaaaattaaaaaaaggataaactctaattttttaattttaaaaaaatttttcatgaaaagttttcctatttttttttgcttcaatgaATTTCCGACTTTTcaaatgatgcaaaaaattgaaaaaactaaaatgcctttttaatgaattaagttTCTAACAATTTCATAAACTCTTTCTGGTACATCCGAtaactttttgtttcgttATGTGCATGAAATGGAGTAGTACAAAGTACATTTTCAGTACACATCACTAATatcgtaaattttcattttaaaaataaacatgtgAACGCGTTGCACTTACACTTTATTGTGAAGCTATAGGTATCCAAGACAGtaccattaaattttatgattattaaattaaaaagtataaaatgtgTATCAAAAgacttttgtaataaatatgtATCATTTTCATAAACCTAATAACATACTATACAGACTGGACTCACAAAGATTGCGCATGTggtttcattcattttcctcattgtgttttaaatttattattaatttaattattgagataaaaattcaataaactcACCATcataattaacatttattttctttgtttcgaTTTTACACATCATTTCATCCTcagtttacatttaaaataatcatttatttatttaattagcatTAATcattctaacaaaaatttggctttatttttttttatttaattatttttttttgtttgtaaataaccaaaatcatctaaattattttaggcaAACGCTTTGGCTTGCCAAGGCAAATACGTAGCAGGCTCAATCCCATCCTTCGCTGGAAACGTTAATTTACATGTGAAAGCACACGCTTACTAGACACGAAGACACacgaaacacacacacacacacaatgaCTGGAAACGCATTTACTATcgaaatttcctaaaaaaaaattaaaaacaaaattggcAGATCAttggattttattattttttaacataagacAAAGAAGGAgacataaatatatttttttataacaaaaaaaaaaaaaaaacattttcaggaccttttttttgttttttttttattcatttttcgtatttatttttttctctttgaagCTCTAGGcatgaaattaatattattgttctaaaaatatccTAACCtgttgtattttttcacaTCTAAACCTTTTGTTGCACACAACTTcttgaatttcttcatttgTGTTATTTTACGTTTGTAACTCTTTCAAGCAAcacttttcattaataataatgattagaTATTTTGCATGGAAAATCATTCTTCTGACAGACATTTTAATGATATGTTATCCGATTATTTCCACGATTATGATTTTGAAAGTGCAGCGATGTGTGAAGAGAGAAGACATGCGTGTGGGAAGCTAAATCAATTGATAGCTGTTGGCTGTTGGTGAAATGTCACATTAGTTGTTTACCTGTTGTTCGGGTtgcatttccataaaaataaaataaataaatttatttgtgttttgaCTTCCGTTCTTCGCTGGGTGTGCTCTCGTGCGTGTTTGAATGGTTCCATTGCAGTATTTATAGAGATGCAAAACTTACAAATTGACATGCACGTGTTTCGCGATTGCGAGTGTGACCCGCTAAGTATCTAATGTTACGGCTTGACAGATTAAGAGGCACGAGTTCGATGAATTCTTTATTGAATTGAGAACTTTGATTGTcactttttgtaaaatttactgagatgataaatttcaaactGTCTTTTTTGGAGATTGGCAGAAAAAATCGACATGTCGCGAAATCACTAAAagtgtcatttaaaaaaaaaaatagaaattctccggaaaaataaatataaaaagtagttttctatgaatttttaatattttgttacgTTTTTCAAAACTGGGTGCGGTATTGtgataaacaattaaaataattgtcgtttatttttattacgg
The sequence above is drawn from the Culicoides brevitarsis isolate CSIRO-B50_1 chromosome 1, AGI_CSIRO_Cbre_v1, whole genome shotgun sequence genome and encodes:
- the LOC134827279 gene encoding fructose-bisphosphate aldolase-like isoform X2 — its product is MTTYFNYPPKEVRDELAKIAKAIVAPGKGILAADESTATCGKRFADIGVENNEENRRQYRQLLFTADDAISQNISGVILFHETVYQKADDGTPFVELLKKKGIIPGIKVDKGVVNLFGSEDECTTQGLDDLAARCAQYKKDGCDFAKWRCVLKIGKNTPSYQAILENANVLARYASICQSQRIVPIVEPEILPDGDHDLDRCQKVTETVLAACYKALSDHHVFLEGTLLKPNMCTPGQSNPNKATNAEIALATVQALRRTVPPAVPGVTFLSGGQSEEEASVNLNAINQVPLVRPWALTFSYGRALQASVLRAWGGKKENIKAAQEELIKRAKANALACQGKYVAGSIPSFAGNVNLHVKAHAY